GCCGCTGCATCCGCACGAGATCATGCGCAAGCTGAAGGTCGGCGAGCATTACTTCCAGCGCCAGATGCAGACCGCGACCGAGGGCGACATGCCGGGCGAGATGCGGCGCATGTGGGGGCAGATGCGGATGAACCCGCGCGACATTTCCGATGTGACGGGCACCGCCTACACCTTCCTGATCAACGGGCACGGTCCGCAGGATGACCTGCAACTGGCGTTTCGCGCGGGCGAGCGCGTGCGCCTGCGGGTCATCAATGGATCGGCGATGACCTTCTTCAACGTTCGAATTCCCGGTGTGCCGATGACCGTCATCGCAGCCGACGGGCAGGACGTGGACGCAGTGCAGGTGGACGAATTCCAGATCGGCGTCGCCGAGACCTATGATGTGATCGTGTCCCCGTCGGACGGGAGCCACGCGATCGTAGCAGAGGCGATGGACCGCAGCGGGATGGGGATCGCCAGCCTGACAAGCCACAAGGGCCACCGCGCCACCCCGCCGCCGCTGCGGGAAATCCCGACGCTGACGATGGTCGATATGGGCATGATGGACCATTCCGGAATGAACGGAATGCAAGGCATGGACCACTCGATGCGGGACAAGTCGCTCGTGCCGGGCGATGTCGAGGTCGGGCCGGGCGTCGACATGATTGCGCCGATGCCGATGGACCGCATGGATTCCCCCGGTCTCGGCCTCGACGGGGTCGGCCACCGCGTGCTGCGCTACACCGATCTCAAGGCCAGGCGGATGAACCCGCATCGCAGCATAGACCGCGAGATGGAAATCCATCTTACCGGCAATATGGAACGCTACATGTGGTCGTTCGACGGCAAAAAATTTGCGGCCGTCACCGACGACCCGATCCGCTTCGGCTATGACGAGCGGGTCCGGGTGAAACTGGTCAACCAGACCATGATGGCGCACCCGATCCACCTGCACGGCCATTTCTTCGAACTGGTCAATGGCGCGGACCATATGCACCAGCCATTGAAGCACACGGTCATCGTCCAGCCCGGCGGCACCGCGACCTTCGACCTGACCGCGAACGAGCCGGGCGACTGGGCCTTCCACTGCCACCTGCTCTACCACATGCACGCAGGAATGATGCAAGTGGTGACAGTGCGGCCATTCCCCGAGGGAGGCACGTCATGATGCGCGTTGCAGTGCTTGCCGGGGCAATGGTGGCGGCTACTCCGCTTGCTGCGCAGGACCATTCGGCGCACGGCAAGAAGCCTGCCGCGCAGTCCGAGATGGATCACTGTGCGATGGGCCACCTGCCGCCCGAAAAATGCCCGCCCAAGATTGAGCAGGAACCCTCGCCGGAACCCGAGATCGATCATTGCGCGATGGGGCATCTTCCACCCGGGCAATGTCCGCCAAGCGAGCGCAACGACGACGACGCGCCCATGGCGGGCATGGACCATGGATCGCACGCAGCGATGACGGACAAGGCCGCACCCGGGGCCGCAGCCGAAGATGCGACCCCGCCCCGCGCACTGGAAGGACCGCGATACGCGGCCGATGCAGTCTGGGGCCGCGAAGCGATGGCCCCCGCACGCACGCAACTGGCTCGCGAAAACGGCGGCATGACCACCGGCACGATCCTGGTCGAACGGCTGGAAGCGCGGATCGCAACCGATGGCGGCGAAGACGGCTATGTGTGGGATGCACAAGCCTGGTATGGCGGCGACATCAATCGCTTCGTGCTCAAAACCGAAGGCGAAGGTGAATTCGGCGGCGCGTTGGAGGATGCCGAAATTCAAGCGCTCTACAGCCGCGCGATCGGCCCGTTCTTCGATCTGCAGGCGGGCGTGCGGCTCGACTTCGAGCCCGGCAGCCTCACGCATCTGGTGGTCGGTCTGCAGGGCCTCGCGCCCTACATGGTCCATCTCGACGGGGCGCTGTTCCTGTCGGACCGCGGCGATCTGACCGCGCGGGTCGAGGCCGAATACGATCAGAAGATCACCCAGCGTCTGATCCTGCAACCGCGCATCGAGGCGGGTTTTGCGGCGCAGGACATTCCGGAGCGCGAAATCGGCGCCGGGATTACCACGATCGAACCGGGGCTACGCCTGCGATACGAGATCCTGCGCGAATTCGCGCCCTATATCGGGATCGAATACGAAGCGAAGCTGGGCGAGACCGCCGACATTGCTCGGGCGAACAGACGAGACCCGGATGGCGTGAAGGCCGTCATCGGCCTGCGGGCATGGTTCTAGCTACCCATAATCCAACCATCACCGGTTCCGGGAAATCGCACTCTTCCCGCAAGGGGCACGGTTCGCGGCGAAATGCCGATCCTCAACGCCTTCGGAAGAGAGACTCCCATCCCAAGCCCACCACAATCCTGGGCGGAGGTCAGATCAGGATTGCGGTTGGGTCACGGTGAGGTTGTCCCAAGAGGAACCGGCCGCGAATGGTGCACCCGACATTGCTAAAACTTCTGTCGCAGGCAGTGTCGGGACGTCCCTAACCACTCTGTAAAATCAGGGATTTGTCTTCTACCGTGTTCACGGTTGATCGCCCCCGTTTGCCTGCATTTCGATCACCATGTGGGGTCGAAAGTTGGAACAATTTTATGGTGTGTATAACCTATGGCACTGACAGCATTGAAGGTGAAGAACGCCAAGCCCGGTCGTTACGTTGATGGCCGTGGCTTGTGTCTTTTTGTGAAGGAAAGCGGCTCCCGTAGTTGGGTCTTGCGGATGCAGCACAACGGCAGGCGGCGCGACTACGGATTGGGATCGGCGCTCGATGTGACGCTGACCGAAGCGCGTGACGCGGCGGCAGCTCTGCGCCGCCAGGTTCGCGCTGGGATCGATCCCGTTGCCGAGCGACGGAAGTCGCGCAAGGTGGTGCCCAGCTTCGAAACGGCAGCGCGCGAATGCTACGAGGCCTTGAAGGACGGCTGGAAGAACCAGAACTACCGCAACTGGATTTCCAGCATGGAAAACCATGTCTTCCCGCTGATCGGCAGGAAGCCCGTCGATCAGGTGGACAGCACCCACGTCGTCGAGGTGCTCACGCCCATCTGGCTCGACATCCCCGACACTGCTCGTAAAATCTTGCAGCGCATCGGTGCAGTGCTCGACTTTGCGCATATCAAGGGATGGCGGGAAGAAGAGGCCGCGTTGCGCTCAGTCCGCAAGGGCTTGCCGCGCCAGACCGACAAGGTCGAGCACTTCAAGGCCATGCCTTATGCTGGCATTCCGGCGTTCATGAAGGAGCTGGCGACCGCATCACCCACCACGGGCCGCGATGCCCTGCGTTTCACCATCTACAACGCCGTGCGGTCGAGCGAAACGCGCAAGGCCGTCTGGACTGAGATTGACCTCGACAAGGCGGTCTGGACAATCCCCGGCGAGCGCATGAAGGCAAAGGAAACGCATGTGGTGCCGCTCTCTAAGGCAGCGGTTTCCATTCTGCGTCGGCGCTGGAAACTGCGCACGAGCGACGATGGCCTCGTTTTCTCGAACAATGGCGACAAGCCCATCAGTGACATGACAATGACCAAGCTGTTGCGCGATGCCGGGATCAAGGGCGCGACCGTCCATGGCTTCCGCTCCGCCTTTACTGATTGGGCGGCGGAGAAGACCGACTTTCCGAAGGAAGTGGCAGACAAGGCATTGGCCCACAAGCTGAGCAACCAGGTCGAAGCCGCCTATCGCCGCACCGACTTCTTCGACAAGCGGCGCGACTTAATGGCTGTATGGGCGGAGTATTTGAATCCGGAATCATAACGGTCAAAGGTGCCACAAGTGCCAAGCTATGCACGGCCCCGACTTCGACTAGATTTGGCTATCAGGTTCGCTACGATCCCATTCTTAGGCTGCTTCGCGGGCTTTTCGGACACCGCAAGCCATTTCTGATATGGGACTATAGGGGGTTACAATGAAGTATTTTTGGACGGCAGGCCTAGTCCTAACGCTTGCGGCCTGTGGTCAAGCCCCGAACCCAGCGCCTGAAGATGTCGAAGTTGAAGCTGGCTCAGTTGGCGATGCTTTCGATCCTGCAACGGCTGAAATCTCGTTGGACGCTTCACCGCAAAGCGACACGCAAATCCGGTTCGTTGTGACAACCAATCTTCCAACTCCGGTAGAGGTTATGGCTGGGGTGGCTTTGGCGGGTCAGAAGCCTGACGACGTCTTCATAGGTCACAGCGAGCGAGTTACACTTGCGTCCCCTCGCACCGAATTTGTCCTCGATACCTCCAGCGCTCGCAACGCGTTGCCGAGCGGAGAATATGATGCAGAGGTGAGTTTCTACCCACGTTGGGGAGCGGAGAATGGAAATCCAGCCGCAAAGACCGCACCCGAACTCGAAGCTACGGACAGGATCACATTGGGCGGTTCGGGAGAGGATCGCGCAGACGCCGAGCGTAGGAATGAGCTGCAACGTTGGGTAATGGGCAATATCGGCATGAATGTGCCATGGAATCGAGAGAGCTTCGAGGCGCGGCTTGGGCCTGCGGAGAAGGGGCCTTCAACAATGTCGAGATTGCACGACGCCTATTATTTCCCGGATGCTGATATGACCTTCCTGGTCAATCGCCTTAAGAACGAAGTGACAGTGTGGCGCGTGGGCGATGTGACAGAGTGACAGGAGTCCGGTCGGCTTCTCTCTAAAGAGGGTTTCAATGCCACCGGTCTGAAACTCGCAGCTCGACGAACTTCTGCAAGCTGGCAGTGGTAACGCGCGTTGCCTTGCCGATCTTCACCGTTTCGAGTTCACCGCTGGAGATCAGTTCATAGAGCTTCGTGCGCCCAACGCCTATCATTCGGGCAGCGTCATTGATCCTGACGCAGATCGGCTCGACAGGTTGATGGCCGCTCATTCCGCCGGTTCCTCTTCACGATAGTGAGCGGGATCGGCAATCCAGCGATTGATGGCAGACTCGTGCCAGCCCGCGCCGTGGATGCTGATCTTGACCTGCGACGGGAACGTGCCCTCTGCGATCTTGCGATAAATAGTAGAGCGGGAAAGACCAGTGCGGTCGAGCACGGTCTTGAGGCGGATGATGCGTTCGGTATTCGACATAGGGCCTTCTCACTTTAACATTAGCAGCCCCTCTGCGGAACATAATGAGAACTTTTCTAAAAGGCGCAAGGGTCAGATCCAGTTGGGATTCGGGCAATTCTTCAACGATTTGCACGATTTGAACCGTCTATGGACGGTCCGAGACCTTTACGGACATACCGCTTCTTTGCCCATTGATTCTGAGAATTTTTTCGCTCGATGCGATCTTGCGGCTGGCACGCGCGAATTTGCGACGGCAGCGATGGATTTCCGCGCCATCTTTGCCGGATTTCGCGCAGTCGGCTTGGCTGCTGGGTTTGAATCTTTGCCAGAACGCTAAGTTCAG
This genomic window from Qipengyuania sp. HL-TH1 contains:
- a CDS encoding copper resistance protein B, producing MMRVAVLAGAMVAATPLAAQDHSAHGKKPAAQSEMDHCAMGHLPPEKCPPKIEQEPSPEPEIDHCAMGHLPPGQCPPSERNDDDAPMAGMDHGSHAAMTDKAAPGAAAEDATPPRALEGPRYAADAVWGREAMAPARTQLARENGGMTTGTILVERLEARIATDGGEDGYVWDAQAWYGGDINRFVLKTEGEGEFGGALEDAEIQALYSRAIGPFFDLQAGVRLDFEPGSLTHLVVGLQGLAPYMVHLDGALFLSDRGDLTARVEAEYDQKITQRLILQPRIEAGFAAQDIPEREIGAGITTIEPGLRLRYEILREFAPYIGIEYEAKLGETADIARANRRDPDGVKAVIGLRAWF
- a CDS encoding copper resistance system multicopper oxidase, with the translated sequence MPSLSRRHLIRSTAALAAASALPMPAWARGASLTHARNGFGEVAGEDIALAIGNHHFTAGGRSGHAFAVNGTVPGPLVRLREGQTARLHVTNNLDEDSSIHWHGLLVPFQFDGVPGVSFPGIKPGETFTYEYPIRQSGTYWWHSHSGLQEQAGHYGPIIIESAEPDPRYDRDYVVLLSEFTPLHPHEIMRKLKVGEHYFQRQMQTATEGDMPGEMRRMWGQMRMNPRDISDVTGTAYTFLINGHGPQDDLQLAFRAGERVRLRVINGSAMTFFNVRIPGVPMTVIAADGQDVDAVQVDEFQIGVAETYDVIVSPSDGSHAIVAEAMDRSGMGIASLTSHKGHRATPPPLREIPTLTMVDMGMMDHSGMNGMQGMDHSMRDKSLVPGDVEVGPGVDMIAPMPMDRMDSPGLGLDGVGHRVLRYTDLKARRMNPHRSIDREMEIHLTGNMERYMWSFDGKKFAAVTDDPIRFGYDERVRVKLVNQTMMAHPIHLHGHFFELVNGADHMHQPLKHTVIVQPGGTATFDLTANEPGDWAFHCHLLYHMHAGMMQVVTVRPFPEGGTS
- a CDS encoding tyrosine-type recombinase/integrase is translated as MALTALKVKNAKPGRYVDGRGLCLFVKESGSRSWVLRMQHNGRRRDYGLGSALDVTLTEARDAAAALRRQVRAGIDPVAERRKSRKVVPSFETAARECYEALKDGWKNQNYRNWISSMENHVFPLIGRKPVDQVDSTHVVEVLTPIWLDIPDTARKILQRIGAVLDFAHIKGWREEEAALRSVRKGLPRQTDKVEHFKAMPYAGIPAFMKELATASPTTGRDALRFTIYNAVRSSETRKAVWTEIDLDKAVWTIPGERMKAKETHVVPLSKAAVSILRRRWKLRTSDDGLVFSNNGDKPISDMTMTKLLRDAGIKGATVHGFRSAFTDWAAEKTDFPKEVADKALAHKLSNQVEAAYRRTDFFDKRRDLMAVWAEYLNPES
- a CDS encoding helix-turn-helix domain-containing protein — translated: MSGHQPVEPICVRINDAARMIGVGRTKLYELISSGELETVKIGKATRVTTASLQKFVELRVSDRWH
- a CDS encoding helix-turn-helix transcriptional regulator, producing MSNTERIIRLKTVLDRTGLSRSTIYRKIAEGTFPSQVKISIHGAGWHESAINRWIADPAHYREEEPAE